Below is a window of Pochonia chlamydosporia 170 chromosome 7, whole genome shotgun sequence DNA.
AATGCAGCATAGGCTaccaggaggaggaaggaaaGCCAATACGAGATGCCTGTGGCCATGGGAGCGCCGTATAATCCGAAGTTAAAAGTGTAGATGAAGAGATAGTTGAGGACTGCATTCAAAGGAGAGGTGACCATAAGAGCATATGTTCCGGGTCGATATATTCCTTGAGCCTGTAGAAACTTCTTCATACATTCAAACCAGACGTAGCCGAGACCACCGGGGGCAAGAAGTTGGAGAAACTTGGCACTTTGTACGGAAATATTCTCTGGCTGTCCAAGTGCGCGGAAAAGATGCTCGGAGAAACACCAAATGACAACTATCACCACGTAGAAGCCGGTGAGGATGAGTATACctctttgaagaagaatccCTAAATTACCCTTGTCTTTTGAAGAGGTGAAGCTGCTTGATGCCAACGTGTCAAGTGCACTAGTTCCACCGAGAGCGATCAACCATGCGGTTGCCATGGCGAACATGTAGGAAAAGGCAGAGACGGCTAGGGCTTCGGATGACAGGCGTCCTGCTATCAGGATAGATGTTGTTTGTAGACTGTTTTGAAGCATGTAGGCGAGAATGACGGGAATAGACGCCTTTGTCAAGAACCACATTTCGCCTAGCCATTTGATATACTCTGATCGGGGTTCATTGCAGCGACCTGAGGAATCTGGAAGCAGAGGAGTCGTTTCGTCCGGAAATTGTTCGTAAACTGGTGGCAGACTGCCCAACTGGGCTTGGGATTTGTTCATCTTGGGTTTAAAGGGGACAAGTTTGAGATTCAAAGGCGACCAGAGTctggcatcaacagcctAAGTAGCTGGGTTTTAAGGGTTGAAACTGGTGCAACTTGCACGACTATGACTGGTATTGGCATTTGGTGCGGTGTGTCGCACATGCAGTTGATTCAGCCAATCTTCAACTACTGAAACATTCTTGCACTGTATCATGCGCGATAAGCCTTCCGAATCTTCATGTAGTACACATTGTCGATTAAGAAGTCAAGTCTTTATTGATAAGGACAGGTGCGTAAAAGACCTCTTATAGAAGTGTTATCGATATCACTGGTATCAACGATCCCGATTGCTCCCATCATGAAAGGGCTTGCATACGGCACTAAGCCCTTTTTGGTAAAATAGCCACGATAGGACCTGGTGAGTTTCAACAAAGTTGTAgattgatggatgggaaCGTGGAGGCGGGTACGCTAAGGTCTTTTTGGTATAATAGCCACCGAGGCTTGATATTGGGACTTTATCAAAACTCAGGGAGGGTGTAATTGGGTGGAGGTTACAGTAAAGTCGAAGTTAGAAACCAATACTAACTGTGAAAGAATTGACTTCAAAGTGATATATAAGCATCAAACAGCTTCTCCCAATACAACCTTCAAGTTTTTCTATCCCGCACGTCAACCACAATTCAGTCACAAAATGTACTCAGCACTCCTGACCCTTGGCTGTGTAGCCCTCGCGTCTGCCCACGCAGGACATGATCAGAAGACTCTCGCGGGACCCCATGAATCATTATGGTATAACAAACTACCCGGAGATGGCGGCACACAGGTATTTTGAGACCGAAACGCCCAGTTGTTCAAAGACGTTAACTGGTTAACAACACTTCAGGCGGACTCTGTCTTCTCCGGCATCTCTACCTTTGGCCGTCTGCCATACGAACCTTGCCTAAAAAATCGCGATGCTAAATACGATATTGCCTTCATTGGTAAGACAAGGAGAGCTCTTTGCGATTTCACAATACTAAGACGCAGTAGGTGCTCCATTTGACACCGGAACCTCGTATCGTCCAGGCGCTCGCTTTGGGCCATCCGGCATCAGACAAGGTTCCCGACGATTGAATCTCTAGTACGTGGACTCGACGATAACTGCGATGAACTGATACTTACCCAAGTTTCAGTGGAGGCTATAATGTTCCTCTCAAAACCAACCCATTCAATAGTTGGGCCACTGTTCTCGATTGTGGTGATATCCCCGTAACATCGTGAGTCGAACTCGCCAGCATCGTGAATGCTACTAACACAAACATAGGTATGATAATTCCTACGCCCTGCGCCAGATTGAAGAGGGCCACTTCGAGATCCTTTCCCGTTCTCCTGCAACTGATGCCGACAAGCGAGGTCCCGCGATTAAAGGACGAACTTTACCGCGCGTAATCACACTTGGGGGTGACCATACCATTACCCTGCCGCTTTTGCGATCGATCAACCGAGCTTATGGCCCAGTGTCAGTCATTCATTTTGACAGCCATCTAGATACCTGTAAGTTTGCGCCTTCCAGTCCACTGACCGTACTAATTGTAGCATACAGGGAAGCCAAAGGTTTTCGGAGGATCTCCATCAGAAGTTGCGTCCATAAACCACGGCACCTACTTTTACCACGCCTCTCAGCAGGGTCTGCTCGCCAATGACAGCAACATCCACGCCGGTATTAGAACAACACTGAGCGGGCCTAGCGATTACGACAACGATGGTTACTGCGGCTTCGAAATTGTCGAAGCGCGCGAGATCGATACCATCGGTACCGATGGAATCATCAAGCGAATTGTCGACAGAGTTGG
It encodes the following:
- a CDS encoding agmatinase (similar to Aspergillus clavatus NRRL 1 XP_001274596.1), with the translated sequence MYSALLTLGCVALASAHAGHDQKTLAGPHESLWYNKLPGDGGTQADSVFSGISTFGRLPYEPCLKNRDAKYDIAFIGAPFDTGTSYRPGARFGPSGIRQGSRRLNLYGGYNVPLKTNPFNSWATVLDCGDIPVTSYDNSYALRQIEEGHFEILSRSPATDADKRGPAIKGRTLPRVITLGGDHTITLPLLRSINRAYGPVSVIHFDSHLDTWKPKVFGGSPSEVASINHGTYFYHASQQGLLANDSNIHAGIRTTLSGPSDYDNDGYCGFEIVEAREIDTIGTDGIIKRIVDRVGTERPVYLSIDIDTLDPAFAPATGTPETGGWSTRELRTILRGLEKLNLIAADIVEVAPAYDTNAEHTTMAAADVLYEVMSIMVKKGPLSKMLSAEENYEL
- a CDS encoding MATE efflux family protein subfamily (similar to Neosartorya fischeri NRRL 181 XP_001259367.1); the encoded protein is MNKSQAQLGSLPPVYEQFPDETTPLLPDSSGRCNEPRSEYIKWLGEMWFLTKASIPVILAYMLQNSLQTTSILIAGRLSSEALAVSAFSYMFAMATAWLIALGGTSALDTLASSSFTSSKDKGNLGILLQRGILILTGFYVVIVVIWCFSEHLFRALGQPENISVQSAKFLQLLAPGGLGYVWFECMKKFLQAQGIYRPGTYALMVTSPLNAVLNYLFIYTFNFGLYGAPMATGISYWLSFLLLVAYAAFIEGRDCWSGLNLRKALSNSWQFAKLALLGFIHVGTEWWAFEIVALAAGRLGTTALAAQSVVMTADQIINTIPFGLGVAESARLGNLLGAKNSKGARRSAHSAAVLSVIFGSIILTVLLATRDNIGGLFNDDERVIRLVADIIPYVALFQIADGLNGSCGGALRGMGRQWVGAVVNCVSYYGGALPAGIYLAFHGWGLAGLWVGQCVALSLVGVLEWIIVGLSNWEDEVQKAADRLGEEDGEQSVLPS